A stretch of Vulpes vulpes isolate BD-2025 chromosome 4, VulVul3, whole genome shotgun sequence DNA encodes these proteins:
- the LOC140598579 gene encoding uncharacterized protein, whose protein sequence is MRRGLGESQRGPWTQMLLPGARADRHALAARPLFVPGSSFSAWRSRSPLSTPPPGRSAGAKSCALRARLAEGSGGAPSLAASEAPGASRALARRALSPGPSSAPCPAEPVGRVPVVCVCRRVCVSARAPASARAPKGSRNSLRGGRSRRFL, encoded by the exons ATGCGGCGGGGTCTCGGGGAGTCACAGCGGGGGCCTTGGACCCAAATGCTCCTGCCGGGCGCTCGAGCCGACAGACACGCACTCGCAGCCCGACCCCTCTTTGTTCCCGGCTCGAGTTTCTCAGCCTGGCGCTCTCGCTCGCCGCTCTCCACGCCGCCGCCGGGCCGCTCTGCCGGAGCAAAGAGCTGCGCCCTTCGGGCTCGCCTGGCCGAGGGGAGCGGGGGCGCCCCGAGCCTGGCCGCGTCCGAGGCTCCGGGCGCGTCCCGGGCCCTCGCACGGAGAGCGCTGAGCCCAGGTCCCTCCTCCGCACCCTGCCCCGCAG agcCTGTAGGACGAGTcccagtggtgtgtgtgtgtcggcGCGTGTGTGTGTCTGCGCGCGCGCCAGCGAGTGCGCGCGCGCCTAAAGGATCTAGAAACTCgctgagaggaggaaggagccgGCGCTTCCTGTAA